A genome region from Numida meleagris isolate 19003 breed g44 Domestic line unplaced genomic scaffold, NumMel1.0 unplaced_Scaffold323, whole genome shotgun sequence includes the following:
- the POLR2I gene encoding DNA-directed RNA polymerase II subunit RPB9 — MLSVPAEPPWLVAVRMRGVAMEAEGPSEPGFVGIRFCQECNNMLYPKEDKESRVLLYACRNCDYQQEADSSCIYVNKITHEVDELTQIIADVSQDPTLPRTEDHPCQKCGHKEAVFFQSHSARAEDAMRLYYVCTAPHCGHRWTE; from the exons ATGCTTTCTGTCCCTGCTGAGCCGCCGTGGTTGGTTGCGGTGCGCATGCGCGGAGTCGCCATGGAGGCGGAGGGTCCATCTGAACCGGGTTTCGTGGGGATCCGGTTCTGCCAGGAGTG CAACAACATGCTGTACCCCAAGGAGGACAAGGAAAGCCGTGTGCTGCTTTACGCG TGCCGCAACTGCGACTACCAGCAGGAGGCCGACAGCAGCTGCATCTACGTCAACAAGATCACACACGAAGTGGA TGAGCTCACGCAGATCATCGCTGATGTCTCCCAGGACCCCACGCTGCCGCGCACTGAGGACCACCCCTGCCAGAA GTGTGGGCACAAGGaggctgttttcttccagtcGCACAGTGCAAGAGCGGAG GATGCCATGAGGCTCTACTATGtctgcacagccccacactGTGGCCACCGCTGGACCGAGTGA